A stretch of Mesorhizobium sp. M2A.F.Ca.ET.046.03.2.1 DNA encodes these proteins:
- the dnaA gene encoding chromosomal replication initiator protein DnaA: MQSGIEREIAGDLPFPATFVGEGDVAVSSDAEQKFERVKAQLKARLGAEVYSSWFGRMKVAEASRGIVRISVPTAFLRSWINGHYLELIAELWRHEDPDVLKIEIVVRTATRQGRNHVEPEIAPARKTTRQTHTALANGTASAGRVEQRAPAPRQGASAEPEFRHNVLGSPLDPRYTFASFIEGPSNRVAFAAARAVAESQSSAVRFNPLFLHATVGLGKTHLLQAIAAESLRHNPKSRVVYLTAEYFMWRFATAIRDNNALTLKEQLRDIDLLIIDDMQFLQGKSIQHEFCHLINMLLDSAKQVVVAADRPPSELESLEPRVRSRLNGGVALEMSAPDFAMRLGMLKLRRATAKSDDTSLDISDEILEHVARTVTGSGRELEGAFNQLLFRQSFEPQITIDRIDEILGHIYRSGEPKRVRIEDIQRIVARHYNVSKTELLSNRRTRTIVKPRQVAMYLSKVMTPRSLPEIGRRFGGRDHTTVLHAVRKIEDLSGGDNTLAQELELLRRLINDQA, encoded by the coding sequence ATGCAAAGCGGCATCGAGAGGGAGATAGCGGGCGATCTCCCATTTCCAGCAACTTTTGTCGGAGAGGGCGACGTGGCGGTATCCAGCGACGCGGAACAGAAGTTCGAACGGGTCAAGGCCCAGCTGAAGGCGCGTCTGGGGGCCGAGGTCTATTCGAGCTGGTTTGGTCGCATGAAGGTCGCCGAGGCCTCCCGCGGCATTGTCCGCATCTCGGTGCCGACCGCCTTCCTGCGGTCATGGATCAACGGCCACTATCTCGAGCTTATCGCGGAGCTGTGGCGGCATGAGGATCCCGACGTCCTCAAGATCGAGATCGTCGTGCGCACCGCGACGCGCCAGGGGCGCAACCATGTCGAGCCGGAAATCGCGCCGGCCCGCAAGACGACCAGGCAGACGCACACCGCGCTCGCCAACGGCACCGCGAGCGCCGGACGCGTGGAACAACGGGCGCCGGCGCCCCGCCAGGGCGCGTCCGCGGAACCGGAGTTCCGCCACAATGTTCTGGGGTCGCCGCTCGACCCGCGCTACACGTTCGCCTCCTTCATCGAGGGACCGTCCAACAGGGTGGCCTTCGCGGCGGCGAGAGCCGTGGCGGAATCGCAGTCGAGCGCGGTGCGTTTCAACCCGCTTTTCCTGCATGCCACCGTCGGGCTCGGCAAGACGCATCTCTTGCAGGCGATCGCGGCGGAATCGCTGCGACACAATCCGAAGTCGCGCGTCGTCTATCTGACGGCGGAGTATTTCATGTGGCGCTTCGCCACCGCGATCCGCGACAACAACGCGCTGACGCTGAAGGAGCAGCTGCGCGACATCGATCTCCTGATCATCGACGACATGCAGTTCCTGCAAGGCAAATCGATCCAGCACGAATTCTGCCACCTCATCAACATGCTGCTCGACAGCGCCAAGCAGGTGGTGGTCGCGGCCGACCGGCCGCCGTCGGAACTGGAATCGCTGGAACCGCGCGTGCGGTCGCGCCTCAATGGCGGCGTGGCGCTGGAAATGTCGGCGCCGGATTTCGCCATGCGGCTCGGCATGCTGAAGCTGCGCCGCGCCACCGCCAAGAGCGATGACACCTCGCTCGACATCTCGGACGAGATCCTGGAGCATGTCGCCCGTACGGTCACCGGCAGCGGGCGCGAGCTTGAGGGCGCCTTCAACCAGCTTCTGTTTCGCCAGTCCTTCGAGCCGCAGATCACGATCGACCGGATCGACGAGATCCTCGGCCACATCTATCGCTCGGGCGAGCCGAAGCGGGTGCGCATCGAGGACATCCAGCGCATCGTGGCGCGCCATTACAACGTGTCGAAGACGGAGCTTCTGTCCAACCGGCGCACGCGCACGATCGTCAAGCCGCGGCAGGTGGCCATGTATCTGTCGAAAGTGATGACGCCGCGCTCGCTGCCGGAGATCGGGCGGCGTTTCGGCGGCCGCGACCACACGACCGTGCTGCATGCCGTGCGCAAGATCGAGGACCTTTCGGGCGGGGACAACACGCTGGCGCAGGAGCTCGAACTGCTCAGAAGGCTGATCAACGACCAGGCCTGA
- the dnaN gene encoding DNA polymerase III subunit beta, translating into MRVILERSNLLKSLNHVHRVVERRNTIPILSNVLLSAEGASLEMKATDLDLEVTEATPAKVERGGATTVPAHLLYDIVRKLSDGAEVMLKTDEDGNAMTVTSGRSSFRLQCLPQSDFPELSAGSFSHIFRLESAALKGLIDKTQFAISTEETRYYLNGIYLHAVEVGGKLKLRSVATDGHRLARAEIDAPAGSEGMPGIIIPRKTVSELQKLVDDPDVAVTTELSDTKIRFTIGSVVLTSKLIDGTFPDYQRVIPTGNDKKLIIDRQSFAAAVDRVSTISSERGRAVKLSINDGQLTLAVNNPDSGSATEELAADYSSDPIEIGFNAKYLLDVAAQLTGSEAKFMLADAGSPTLIHDMADETALYVLMPMRV; encoded by the coding sequence ATGCGTGTTATCCTGGAACGGTCAAATCTCCTGAAGTCCCTCAACCACGTCCACCGCGTGGTCGAGCGGCGCAACACCATCCCGATCCTCTCCAACGTGCTGCTCAGCGCCGAAGGCGCGAGCCTCGAGATGAAGGCGACCGACCTCGACCTCGAGGTGACAGAGGCGACACCCGCCAAGGTCGAGCGCGGCGGCGCGACGACGGTGCCGGCGCATCTGCTCTACGACATCGTGCGCAAGCTTTCCGATGGCGCAGAGGTGATGCTGAAGACGGACGAGGACGGCAACGCGATGACCGTCACCTCCGGCCGTTCCAGCTTCCGCCTGCAGTGCCTGCCGCAATCCGACTTCCCGGAGCTTTCGGCCGGCTCGTTCTCGCATATCTTCCGGCTGGAATCGGCGGCGCTGAAGGGGCTGATCGACAAGACCCAGTTCGCCATCTCGACCGAGGAAACGCGCTACTACCTCAACGGCATCTACCTGCACGCCGTCGAAGTCGGCGGCAAGCTGAAGCTGCGCTCGGTGGCGACCGACGGACATCGCCTGGCGCGCGCCGAGATCGACGCGCCGGCAGGTTCAGAAGGCATGCCGGGCATCATCATTCCGCGCAAGACGGTGAGCGAGCTGCAGAAGCTGGTCGACGACCCCGATGTCGCGGTGACGACGGAACTGTCTGACACCAAGATCCGCTTCACCATCGGCAGCGTCGTTTTGACATCGAAGCTGATCGACGGCACCTTCCCCGACTACCAGCGCGTGATCCCGACCGGCAACGACAAGAAGCTGATCATCGATCGCCAGAGCTTCGCCGCCGCGGTCGATCGCGTCTCGACCATTTCCTCCGAACGCGGCCGGGCCGTGAAGCTGTCGATCAATGACGGCCAGCTCACGCTCGCGGTCAACAATCCGGATTCGGGCAGTGCCACCGAGGAACTGGCGGCCGACTATTCGTCGGATCCGATCGAGATCGGCTTCAACGCCAAGTACCTGCTCGACGTCGCGGCCCAGCTCACCGGGTCGGAGGCCAAGTTCATGCTGGCCGACGCCGGCTCGCCGACGCTGATCCATGACATGGCCGACGAAACCGCGCTCTATGTGCTGATGCCGATGCGGGTCTAG
- the recF gene encoding DNA replication/repair protein RecF yields the protein MTADAKQLRQQSYISKLTLTNFRNYAALSLELAPGAVVLSGDNGAGKTNLLEAISFLTPGRGLRRAPYADVAREGGDGGFALHARIEGPEGQVEIGTGISGGDTAGEGGRKVRINGAPARSAEDMLEWLRVVWLTPAMDGLFPGPAADRRRFLDRLVLAIDPGHGQRALDYEKAMRGRNRLLTEGSRDDAWFDAIETQMAETGVAIAAARAELVRLLAAMIDRLPGSGPFPQADISLAGDLESALGSAPAVDVEERYRAALANGRERDRAAGRTLDGPHRSDLVVRHRPKSMPAELCSTGEQKALLVGIVLSHARLTGEMSGLTPILLLDEIAAHLDAGRRAALFSILEELNCQAFMTGTDAALFSSLEGRAQFLTVDHGSVEPTG from the coding sequence GTGACCGCGGATGCGAAACAGCTTCGGCAGCAAAGCTACATAAGTAAGTTAACGCTTACGAATTTCCGCAACTATGCGGCGCTTTCGCTGGAACTTGCCCCTGGCGCGGTGGTGCTGTCCGGCGACAATGGTGCCGGCAAGACCAATCTCCTGGAAGCGATCTCGTTCCTGACGCCTGGCCGGGGCCTGCGCCGCGCGCCCTATGCGGATGTGGCGCGCGAAGGCGGCGACGGTGGCTTCGCCTTGCATGCGCGCATCGAGGGGCCGGAGGGCCAGGTCGAGATCGGCACCGGCATTTCCGGCGGCGACACCGCCGGCGAAGGCGGCAGGAAGGTGCGGATCAACGGCGCGCCGGCGCGATCGGCCGAGGATATGCTCGAATGGCTGCGGGTCGTCTGGCTGACGCCGGCGATGGACGGCCTGTTTCCCGGGCCGGCGGCGGACCGCCGCCGCTTCCTCGACCGGCTGGTGCTGGCGATCGACCCCGGCCATGGCCAGCGCGCGCTCGACTATGAGAAAGCCATGCGCGGCCGTAACCGCCTGCTTACAGAAGGCTCCCGCGACGACGCCTGGTTCGACGCGATCGAGACGCAGATGGCCGAAACCGGCGTGGCGATCGCCGCGGCGCGGGCCGAGTTGGTGCGGCTGCTTGCCGCCATGATCGACAGATTGCCCGGCAGCGGGCCGTTTCCGCAGGCCGATATCAGCCTCGCCGGCGATCTTGAAAGCGCGCTCGGCAGCGCGCCTGCGGTCGATGTCGAGGAACGCTATCGCGCGGCACTCGCCAATGGCCGGGAGCGCGACCGCGCCGCCGGCCGGACGCTGGACGGCCCGCACCGCTCCGACCTGGTGGTGCGGCATCGGCCCAAGTCGATGCCGGCGGAACTGTGCTCGACCGGCGAGCAGAAGGCGCTGCTGGTCGGCATCGTGCTGTCGCATGCCAGGCTGACCGGCGAGATGTCGGGCCTGACGCCGATCCTGCTGCTGGACGAGATCGCCGCGCATCTCGATGCAGGCCGGCGCGCGGCGCTGTTCTCGATCCTCGAGGAGCTCAACTGCCAAGCCTTCATGACGGGCACGGATGCCGCCCTGTTCTCGAGCCTTGAAGGCCGGGCGCAGTTCCTGACGGTCGATCATGGCAGCGTCGAGCCGACCGGCTAG
- a CDS encoding molybdopterin-synthase adenylyltransferase MoeB, protein MTDAALTDEELERYARHIVLPEIGGPGQHKLKRARVLVIGAGGLGAPVLEYLAAAGVGTLGIVDDDTVSLSNLQRQVIHGSDTIGLAKTDSAAAAIMRINPNVAVESHRLRLTEANAPALVARYDVVVDGSDNFETRYAVADACASEKKPLVTAAVGRFDGSVTVLKPFETGADGKRNPSYRDLFPEAPPEGLVPSCAVAGIVGALTGVIGALEAMEAIKLITGIGEPLIGRLLLYDGLTARFDIIRYKAV, encoded by the coding sequence ATGACCGATGCCGCCCTCACTGACGAAGAGCTCGAACGCTACGCCCGCCACATCGTGCTGCCGGAGATCGGTGGGCCGGGGCAGCATAAGCTGAAACGGGCGCGGGTGCTGGTGATCGGCGCCGGCGGGCTCGGCGCACCGGTGCTGGAATATCTAGCCGCCGCCGGCGTCGGCACGCTCGGCATCGTCGATGACGATACGGTTTCGCTGTCCAACCTGCAGCGGCAGGTGATCCATGGCAGCGACACGATCGGCTTGGCCAAGACCGACAGCGCCGCGGCAGCGATCATGCGCATCAACCCTAACGTCGCGGTGGAATCGCATCGCCTGAGGCTGACGGAAGCGAACGCCCCTGCCCTCGTCGCCCGTTACGATGTCGTTGTCGACGGCTCCGACAATTTCGAGACGCGGTACGCGGTCGCCGATGCCTGCGCCAGCGAGAAGAAACCCCTGGTGACGGCCGCCGTCGGCCGCTTCGACGGCTCGGTCACGGTGCTGAAACCGTTCGAGACAGGCGCCGACGGAAAGCGCAACCCGAGCTATCGCGACCTGTTCCCAGAGGCGCCTCCCGAAGGGCTGGTGCCGTCCTGCGCTGTTGCCGGCATTGTCGGCGCGCTGACGGGCGTCATCGGCGCGCTGGAGGCAATGGAGGCGATCAAGCTGATTACCGGCATAGGCGAGCCGCTCATCGGCCGGCTGCTGCTCTATGACGGGCTCACAGCCCGCTTCGACATCATCCGCTACAAGGCCGTCTGA
- a CDS encoding GNAT family N-acetyltransferase, translating into MDQTVGISIIGLPADFDGWDDLLALIRRAFAYMDGVIDPPSSAHLLSADNLAEKAKKETCFVAVENGRVVGCVFALERARDFYVGKLAVEPALQGQGLGARLMQAVEDLARARGKDAIELQSRIELTANHAAFARLGFRETGRTAHAGYDRSTSITMRKVLP; encoded by the coding sequence ATGGACCAGACCGTCGGCATTTCCATTATCGGCCTTCCCGCGGATTTCGACGGATGGGACGACTTGCTCGCGCTGATCCGCCGCGCCTTTGCCTATATGGACGGCGTCATCGACCCACCGTCATCGGCGCATCTTCTGAGCGCCGACAACCTTGCCGAGAAGGCGAAAAAGGAGACGTGCTTTGTGGCCGTCGAGAACGGCCGTGTCGTCGGCTGCGTCTTCGCGCTGGAGCGGGCGCGGGATTTCTATGTCGGCAAGCTCGCGGTCGAGCCAGCGCTTCAGGGTCAGGGTCTCGGAGCCCGGCTGATGCAAGCGGTGGAGGATCTTGCCCGCGCGCGCGGCAAGGATGCGATCGAGCTGCAGAGCCGCATCGAGCTGACCGCAAACCACGCAGCCTTCGCCCGGCTCGGCTTTCGCGAGACCGGGCGCACGGCGCATGCGGGCTATGACAGGTCGACCTCCATCACCATGCGCAAGGTGCTGCCTTGA
- a CDS encoding aconitase X catalytic domain-containing protein: MSLALSPEEQAIAARQDGAGMAMRIVAESAKLLGAPRLIPIASAHIDGALYHGDSGTLFAEKLVEGGAKVAVRSTLNVGALDLMGCSRIRLEEPQRGMARRMMEAYRKLGCEQSWTCAPYQAGHRPALGSDVAWGESNAVVFCNSVLGARTNRYGDFLDIACAITGRAPDYGMHRPENRLARLVFDVSGLSPSFLASEIAWPVLGSLYGREVGNAIGVVTDVASHPGEDALKAFGAAAASSGAVGLFHIAGVTPEAPDVASILAGPEPEAVIRVTPEMVAKARAGLSTAAAPKAIDAVAIGSPHLSNAEFDSLERLIGGRRLAVPIYACTGRHALALLEKDGRRKRLEASGVVIVADTCVVVTPIMPDIGNGVLMTNSGKFAHYAPGNTGYAVLYASLADCVESAVLGKPVFTDVGA, from the coding sequence TTGAGCCTGGCCCTCAGCCCGGAAGAACAGGCGATCGCCGCCCGGCAGGACGGCGCGGGCATGGCGATGCGCATCGTCGCCGAAAGCGCCAAGCTGCTCGGCGCGCCACGGCTGATCCCGATCGCGTCCGCGCATATCGACGGGGCGCTCTATCACGGCGATTCCGGCACGCTGTTCGCCGAAAAGCTGGTCGAAGGCGGCGCGAAGGTCGCGGTACGCTCGACGCTCAATGTCGGAGCGCTCGACCTGATGGGCTGCTCGCGCATCCGCCTGGAAGAGCCGCAGCGCGGCATGGCGCGGCGGATGATGGAGGCCTATCGCAAGCTCGGCTGCGAGCAGAGCTGGACCTGCGCGCCCTATCAGGCCGGGCACAGGCCAGCACTCGGCAGCGACGTGGCCTGGGGCGAGTCCAACGCGGTCGTCTTCTGCAACTCTGTGCTGGGCGCGCGCACCAACCGCTACGGCGATTTCCTCGACATTGCCTGCGCCATCACCGGCCGCGCGCCGGATTACGGCATGCATCGGCCTGAAAACCGCCTGGCGCGGCTGGTATTCGACGTCTCGGGCCTGTCGCCCTCCTTCCTTGCCTCGGAGATCGCCTGGCCTGTCCTGGGCAGCCTCTACGGCCGTGAGGTCGGCAACGCAATCGGTGTCGTCACCGACGTGGCCAGTCATCCCGGCGAAGACGCGCTGAAAGCCTTCGGCGCTGCGGCCGCATCGTCCGGCGCCGTCGGCCTGTTCCACATCGCCGGCGTGACGCCCGAGGCTCCCGACGTCGCAAGCATCCTGGCCGGGCCGGAACCGGAAGCGGTGATCCGCGTGACGCCTGAGATGGTTGCCAAGGCCCGCGCGGGCCTGTCGACCGCGGCAGCGCCTAAAGCCATCGATGCGGTGGCGATCGGCAGCCCGCATCTTTCGAACGCCGAGTTCGACAGCCTGGAGCGGCTGATCGGCGGGCGGCGGCTCGCGGTGCCGATCTATGCGTGCACCGGCCGTCACGCGCTTGCCTTGCTGGAAAAGGACGGTCGGCGAAAGAGGCTCGAGGCCAGCGGCGTCGTCATCGTCGCCGATACATGCGTGGTGGTGACGCCGATCATGCCAGACATCGGCAACGGCGTGCTGATGACCAATTCGGGCAAGTTCGCGCATTACGCGCCGGGCAACACCGGATATGCGGTGCTCTACGCCTCGCTCGCCGATTGCGTCGAAAGCGCGGTCCTCGGCAAGCCGGTCTTCACGGATGTCGGCGCATGA
- a CDS encoding DUF126 domain-containing protein, producing MNSAAEILVPGKAGEGEALVLTAPISFWGGVDPKTGRIADVRHPQHGEVIAGRVLFLPGTIGSSSASAVLMELVHNGRAPVALVLQEPDAILLLGLIVAREMGWQTPIAVRLDRGAFDAYRGGAVAVGADGAITAAV from the coding sequence ATGAACTCAGCAGCCGAAATCCTGGTGCCGGGCAAGGCCGGCGAAGGCGAGGCGCTGGTGCTGACGGCGCCGATCAGCTTCTGGGGCGGCGTCGACCCGAAGACAGGCCGCATCGCCGATGTCCGCCACCCGCAGCATGGCGAAGTCATTGCCGGCCGCGTGCTGTTCCTGCCGGGCACGATCGGCTCGTCATCGGCTTCGGCAGTGCTGATGGAACTGGTCCACAACGGCCGCGCGCCGGTGGCCCTGGTGCTGCAAGAGCCGGACGCCATCCTGCTGCTCGGCCTGATAGTCGCCCGGGAAATGGGCTGGCAGACGCCGATCGCGGTGCGGCTCGACCGCGGCGCGTTCGATGCCTACCGCGGAGGCGCGGTAGCCGTCGGCGCGGACGGTGCGATTACCGCGGCCGTTTAA
- a CDS encoding D-glycerate dehydrogenase, which produces MAGKKRPLVVITRKLPDPVETRMRELFDARLNVEDRPMTQPELVAAIKEADVLVPTITDHIDAALIAQAGENLKLIANFGNGVDKIDVSAAAKKGITVTNTPNVLTEDTADMTMALMLAVPRRLAEGANVLTGEKKWAGWSPTWMLGRRIWGKRLGIVGMGRIGTAVARRAKAFGLSIHYHNRHRVLPAVEEELEATYWESLDQMLARMDIISVNCPSTPATFHLLSGRRLALMQPSAYLVNTARGDIIDEEALIKLIHDGKIAGAGLDVYEHEPALNTKLLKLAAKGKVVLLPHMGSATLEGRIDMGEKVIINIRAFFDGHRPPDRVLPLRT; this is translated from the coding sequence ATGGCAGGCAAAAAACGGCCCCTCGTCGTCATCACGCGCAAGCTGCCCGACCCTGTCGAGACCCGCATGCGCGAGCTGTTCGACGCAAGGCTGAATGTCGAGGACCGGCCGATGACCCAGCCGGAGCTGGTCGCGGCGATCAAGGAAGCCGACGTGCTGGTTCCCACCATCACCGACCACATCGACGCGGCGCTGATCGCCCAGGCTGGCGAAAACCTGAAGCTGATCGCCAATTTCGGCAACGGCGTCGACAAGATCGACGTCTCGGCGGCCGCCAAGAAAGGCATCACCGTCACCAACACGCCGAATGTGCTCACCGAAGACACCGCCGACATGACCATGGCGCTGATGCTCGCCGTGCCGCGCAGGCTCGCCGAAGGCGCCAATGTGCTGACAGGCGAGAAGAAATGGGCCGGCTGGTCGCCGACCTGGATGCTCGGCCGGCGCATCTGGGGCAAACGTCTTGGCATCGTCGGCATGGGCCGCATCGGCACGGCCGTCGCCAGGCGGGCCAAGGCCTTCGGCCTGTCGATCCACTATCACAACCGGCACCGCGTGCTGCCGGCGGTCGAGGAGGAGCTGGAGGCAACCTATTGGGAAAGCCTCGACCAGATGCTGGCCCGCATGGACATCATCTCGGTCAATTGTCCCTCGACGCCGGCGACGTTCCACCTTTTGTCCGGCCGCCGGCTGGCGCTGATGCAGCCTTCGGCTTACCTGGTCAACACGGCGCGCGGCGACATCATCGACGAGGAAGCGCTGATCAAGCTGATCCATGACGGCAAGATCGCCGGCGCCGGCCTCGACGTCTATGAGCACGAGCCGGCGCTGAACACCAAGCTGTTGAAGCTTGCCGCCAAGGGCAAGGTGGTGCTTCTGCCGCATATGGGATCGGCCACGCTCGAGGGCCGCATCGACATGGGCGAGAAGGTGATCATCAACATCCGCGCCTTCTTCGACGGCCACCGCCCGCCGGATCGGGTTTTGCCGCTGAGGACCTGA
- a CDS encoding SH3 domain-containing protein has product MSGFASLRLAFSAAILGALLCAPQAFAQSAAAPAQTITLGPSGLPLPRFVSLKPARVNSRVGPGANYSVNWMYLKAGLPMEVIQEFDTWRRVRDADGSEGWINQSLLSGRRTAIVAPWQRGKGGQVNLLDEPDKDAGVIAIIEPGVIGSIKKCDGQWCEMTFDGHTGWMAQSQVWGAYPGEKFKN; this is encoded by the coding sequence GTGTCTGGTTTCGCGTCGCTTCGCCTGGCCTTCAGCGCAGCCATCCTTGGCGCCCTCCTTTGCGCGCCGCAGGCATTCGCGCAAAGCGCGGCCGCGCCGGCGCAAACCATAACGCTTGGTCCGAGCGGCCTGCCGCTGCCGCGCTTCGTCAGCCTGAAACCGGCCCGCGTCAATTCGCGCGTCGGCCCCGGCGCCAATTATTCCGTCAACTGGATGTATCTGAAGGCCGGACTGCCAATGGAAGTCATTCAGGAATTCGACACCTGGCGGCGGGTGCGCGATGCCGATGGATCGGAGGGCTGGATCAACCAGTCGCTGCTTTCCGGCCGGCGCACCGCCATCGTCGCGCCCTGGCAGCGCGGCAAGGGCGGGCAGGTCAACCTGCTCGACGAGCCCGACAAGGACGCCGGTGTCATCGCCATCATCGAGCCGGGCGTGATCGGCTCGATCAAGAAATGCGACGGCCAATGGTGCGAGATGACCTTTGACGGCCACACCGGCTGGATGGCCCAGTCGCAGGTGTGGGGCGCCTATCCGGGCGAGAAGTTCAAGAACTGA
- a CDS encoding TetR/AcrR family transcriptional regulator has product MVTEKNTQARRGRPANEALGQTIVDTAGELFAELGFQATTLDKVAQRAKISKLSIYRHFENKEALFGAAFAARCQQLIPQALFEGVEGPAEDQLMAVGSSLLRTLLRQDVRNVEAMVMADMTSQKSLSKLHYEAGSAHIIAQIEALLRQLHAKAVLNVPDPLQSARLFAALFKGSDILIIARFDEARAEDDNEIESYCRSAVAMFIAAHGGNDHAGGYSPASRLKRQKLNRA; this is encoded by the coding sequence GTGGTAACCGAGAAAAACACCCAGGCCCGGCGCGGCCGGCCCGCCAACGAGGCGCTTGGACAAACGATCGTCGACACGGCGGGCGAACTTTTTGCGGAACTGGGTTTTCAAGCGACGACATTGGACAAGGTCGCCCAGCGGGCGAAGATATCCAAGCTCAGCATCTATCGGCACTTCGAGAACAAAGAGGCGCTGTTTGGCGCGGCGTTTGCGGCCCGCTGCCAGCAGTTAATACCACAGGCACTTTTTGAAGGCGTCGAGGGTCCGGCCGAAGATCAGCTCATGGCGGTGGGGTCATCACTGCTTCGCACGCTGTTGCGCCAGGATGTCCGCAATGTCGAAGCCATGGTCATGGCCGACATGACGAGTCAAAAGTCGTTGAGCAAGCTCCATTACGAAGCTGGATCCGCCCATATCATCGCCCAAATCGAGGCCCTGTTGCGTCAGTTGCACGCGAAGGCGGTTCTGAATGTGCCCGATCCTCTCCAGTCCGCCCGCTTGTTTGCCGCGCTTTTCAAAGGCTCCGATATTCTGATTATCGCACGCTTCGATGAGGCCAGAGCAGAGGACGACAACGAAATCGAATCCTATTGCCGGTCGGCCGTCGCCATGTTTATCGCCGCGCACGGTGGCAACGACCACGCGGGAGGATATTCGCCTGCCTCCAGGTTAAAAAGGCAAAAATTGAATCGTGCGTGA
- a CDS encoding NAD(P)/FAD-dependent oxidoreductase translates to MDDVIIIGGSFAGLAAALQLGRARRKIIVLDTGLQRNRFAGRSHGVLGHDDKPPSDILAAARQQLARYPAIRMVNARADSISGTIDNFSVLTGDGETLSARRLILSYGVVDQMPDVPGFAENWGTSVIPCPYCDGFEVADQHWGLVWSGPQSMNQVRLFHDWTDRLTVFGNGLDITPEIRADLAGRKVPLVDGRITEIARHGSHGATIKLDTGPDVAVDILFAQPRNKPSASLHESLGLVTVNTPTGIALKVDERRETSMPGIYAAGDLANPGIPSVTTAIWQGATAGISAQQSMLV, encoded by the coding sequence ATGGATGACGTCATCATTATCGGCGGCAGCTTTGCCGGACTCGCCGCCGCCCTGCAGCTTGGCCGTGCCCGCCGCAAAATCATCGTTCTCGATACCGGCCTTCAGCGCAATCGCTTCGCCGGCCGCTCGCACGGTGTGCTCGGCCATGATGACAAGCCACCGTCCGACATCCTGGCCGCGGCGCGGCAGCAACTCGCGCGCTACCCTGCTATCAGGATGGTCAATGCCCGCGCCGACAGCATCTCCGGTACCATCGACAATTTCTCCGTCCTCACTGGCGATGGTGAAACCCTTAGCGCACGCCGCCTGATCCTGAGCTATGGCGTTGTTGACCAAATGCCTGATGTCCCGGGCTTTGCCGAGAACTGGGGCACATCCGTTATCCCATGCCCCTATTGCGACGGCTTCGAAGTTGCTGACCAGCATTGGGGCCTCGTCTGGTCTGGCCCGCAGTCGATGAATCAGGTCAGGCTGTTTCACGATTGGACCGACAGGTTGACTGTCTTCGGCAATGGTCTCGACATCACCCCCGAGATACGGGCCGATCTGGCGGGCCGAAAGGTACCTCTCGTTGATGGCCGGATCACCGAAATCGCACGTCACGGGAGCCATGGTGCCACCATCAAGCTCGATACCGGCCCCGATGTTGCGGTCGACATTCTGTTCGCGCAACCGCGCAACAAGCCGTCCGCAAGCCTTCATGAATCCCTGGGCCTCGTCACGGTCAATACGCCCACCGGCATCGCCCTCAAGGTCGACGAGCGCCGCGAGACCAGCATGCCTGGCATCTATGCCGCCGGCGACCTTGCCAACCCCGGCATCCCCTCCGTCACCACCGCAATATGGCAAGGCGCGACGGCGGGTATCTCCGCCCAGCAGTCGATGCTGGTTTGA
- a CDS encoding antibiotic biosynthesis monooxygenase family protein: protein MTAAKPFKPLDEKFPFDRQLGIAAAPLVLINLFAVVDPADEAGFLDAFKAAAEIITKQPGFISMQLHRAIGESPTYLNYVVWESTEAVRAAFTDPEFLAKLPAYPSSVVASPHLFQKVAVPGFCTA, encoded by the coding sequence ATGACTGCCGCAAAACCATTCAAACCTCTCGACGAGAAATTTCCGTTTGACCGCCAACTCGGTATCGCGGCCGCGCCTCTCGTGCTTATCAACCTCTTCGCGGTCGTCGATCCCGCCGACGAAGCGGGCTTCCTGGACGCTTTCAAGGCGGCTGCCGAGATCATAACGAAGCAACCGGGCTTCATTTCCATGCAACTACATCGAGCGATCGGCGAGAGCCCGACTTACCTGAACTATGTGGTGTGGGAATCCACCGAGGCGGTCCGCGCCGCCTTCACTGATCCCGAGTTCCTCGCGAAACTTCCAGCATATCCTTCATCCGTCGTGGCCAGCCCGCACCTGTTCCAGAAGGTCGCCGTCCCCGGCTTCTGCACGGCCTGA